ATTTGAATTTGATCCCTATTTCTGTAGGAAACAGCGATGAATAGCGAGAAAAATTCGGGGTTTTGTTGTAAAGGCGTCCCCTTTCCACGTATTGGGTGTGGTTGTTGAGGCCAGTTGATGCCTCTTTAGGTGCTTTGGCCAAACTTAGTGAGCAGATATGGTTGCTACTTTATAGATTTGTAGCTCTGTTGCGTAAAGTGGCGAAAAGTTGCGGCCTCCTTTCAGAATGAATTTCAACCCTGCTGTGATGCCGTTAGGTGATTTGGTTGTTGGCCAAATGATAGGGCAGGTTCTATTGGTAGTACCTTCAGTTTGGTATTTGACCAAGGTACAATTACCCTTTGTGAGATGCTTCTTAAAGTAAATTTAGTCCGTGCAGGTTCTGTTTCATTAGGCTGCAACATGTTTTACAGAATCAAGTTAGTATGATTATTTTTACTACGAGTACCTTGATGTCCAATACTATGATTATTTTTACAGAATCAAGTTAGTAGCTTGTAAGTAGTAACTTTTAGATAGTTGCAATATGCTGTATTATCTAATCCTGGAAATAATTCAGTGTTTTGTATCATTTCTATTTAAGGAAGCCATGGAGCACAAGGAGACTGGATGCCAGGCCCCTGAGGGACCCATCCTTTGCATCAATAACTGTGGCTTCTTCGGCAGTGCAGCTACCATGAACATGTGCTCCAAGTGCCACAAGGAGATGATATTGAAGCAGGAGCAAGCCAAGCTGGCTGCCTCCTCTATCGATAGCATCGTCAATGGTAACGATGCTGTGAATGATCCAGTTGTTGCTGGCAGCGCCGTGGTAGCTGTTGCTCAAGTTGAGGTGCAGACACTCAATGTGCAGCTCGCCGATGTTGCTGGCCCCAGTGAGGGGGTCGTGGTGATCCCCAAAGGGAAGGAAGGGCCAAACCGGTGCAGCACCTGTAGGAAGAGGGTTGGGCTTACGGGATTCAACTGCCGGTGTGGGAACTTGTACTGTGCAGTCCATCGCTACTCCGACAAGCATGACTGCAAGTTTGACTATCGGACTGCGGCCATGGATTCCATTGCCAAGGCTAATCCAGTGGTGAAGGCGGAAAAGCTCGACAAGATCTAAGCGTTCCTAGATTGGCAGAACAAAAGCTCGCAATCTGTGGCACTTCATCATGCGGATTTGATGCTTTATCCATGCCTTTCCCTTTCATGTTGGCTGCTACAATCTTGTTCGGCACTGCGATGCATGGCACACACTTCCGCAGCTTCACGAATTCCCTTCTCTGCCTCTGGTCAGTTCAAAATGGTTCCCATGTTGGCTATGTTGTGTAAGCTTTATTTATGGTCGTCTTGCTTGGACGGTATTGTGGCTTCGCATTTAGCTAGCTCTGTAATGTACTGTTGTCCCTAGCGTGTTACACTGCAACCAGTAATAGTAATCAGCAACTGTCCGTTATATGGTACCGATGACCATTTTGTCCCCAATGCTTTTAATTTTGTCTTCAAATCTCATGGTATGATACATTTTCCTTATGTTCAGAAGTTCTGGTTTTTTGGGTTGAATAGCATTCAAAAGGACCTTGCATATAGCCAAACTTGTGAGCTGGTTGCAGTTGTGTGTTACTATACTTCACTATGTTTATTCCTGGAAGGTAGTTAATGAAACTCCACATATATCGATTATTCAGTATCTAGTACAGGTTGGGAAGAGGCTCAAGTAGCTTATTGGGGTATCTGCAAGATTATGAAGTACAGAAGTAGAGTTCATCTTCAAGCAGTTAGCTATTTTGCTGCCTAATGAGTAGGTACATCAATAGGGTGTTTTGTTTGAGACCGAATGGTGAATTGATCATCAATTCCTTGAAATCTGAGACGAGCTGGTAGCTCGGTGGTTGGGAAGGACGGTGTTCGCCCCCATCCTCCCAGGTTCGATCGAAGGGATTGAACCTGTATCTCACCGGAGATTTATTCTTCAAAAATAATTCTTTAGCCTCGTATGCGGAGAGAAATAATGAGTCTGTGACGTGCCCCTCACCTGTGAAGCCTGTGTGACTTTGATAACCTACTTAGAGACCTGTGATACATATATGTTATATGTCTAGCGTGTGTCTTAGAGTGTGCGTGTGTAGAGTAAGGTGTGCGTTTGGACGTATATTTAAATACTacaatttgtatttttttatgttgagGTTTCAAAATCATGGAATTATCTTGTCATGGTCTAGCCAATGCTAgcctcttgtttttttttccagccTCAACACTGGGTACAAATTGTGTGTTGAGGTATAAATTGTAGTATTTGAACTCACAACACACTCACATCTACACACATTTTTAGACCTACAACATATATACACGCACCTTACTGAAGAGATCTACGAAGCGTCTGGCTCCACAAGTGATGATCACGTCGTGCTCTTATTATGGTCTACAGATGCTTGAGGCTCTTTGGAAGAAATCCATCTGAGAATAAATCCCTCTCCTCTACAGGGGTGTGGGAGAGCCGGGCGTTGAACGCCCGACTCGGCTGCTCACAACGAACCACCGAGCTGAAAGCTAGTTCGCATTGGGCTCTGGTTTGATACTTCCCAACTATtggattattatttttgtttttcctaTTAGACCACCGATATTGTTAGTTTTTTCGGTGCTCGATGGTTGGTTCGGTTTTTGTGTCCATGTTGTTCAGGGGTCGGTGATTGGTTCAATTGTCAAGTGACAAAAATCGAATACCTGAAGACCTCCCGCCCACCGCGCATCCCCCGATGATGCCCCACTCCCGTCTTCCCTCGATGGCACAAGCAGCCCATCACCTTATCCCGCTAGCCATTAGGATGCTATATGTGACTAGGCGCCTAACCCTAGCCGCCCTACGGGACTGCGCATGTCGTCACTGTCGGACGTTGCCTATCTACGCACAGCACTATGCGATTGCTCCCGGGACCAGGACCGGGCCCTGCTTGCCCGAGCAGACGAGCCCATCGTTGGATGCTAGACGTCTAGCCCCTGTGCGGCCGAGGCCCTGAGCTAGCACACCATCGGATGTCGTCCTCCCGAGTAGACGAGCTAGCCGACATCCGAGCAGACGACTGCAACGACGGGGAAAACCAAAAACCGAAACCGTAAAAACCAACACTAAAATAGGTGGTTTTCTAATATTCTACAGCATATTCCGTTTCCATATTTTGAAAACCTAAATTTCCAAACACCAAAAAACCGAACCAAAAATCCCGTAAAAACTGAATGCCCAGCCCTAGTTCTTTGCATTCTATTTTTGCACCGACGATTCTACATTCTGTATGCCActtgataaataaaaaattagtttgaatcgCGAACACATGAAACAAAATGATGAGACCCCATTTGGAATGGAAGGTTTCAACATTCAAACAAGAACTTCTAAATTTCCGCATCAGCTGTATAGATGCCCTGTAAAATAaatcagttttttttcttcttggatCTCCAATTGAATGTGTTCGCGGTCTCCTCGCTGTCATCAGTACTGCTTGGATCTTGGATCTCATATCCTCATTTCTGTCCGCCAGATGCAGGATTTCCATCTGATGGCTACCGTTGTACTAGATTGGCTTCCGTTCCTAGTCcaaattttctcaaaatttacCAGATCTAAACTATGAGATCGAATCACTCTAcctttcaatttcaaaagaCGAGTGTCCAGTGGTCAGCTACCCAGCCAAGAGGTACAGCAGAGTGTGGCATCGTCGAAGTTCGCACCAACCAGATGAACCATATGCTTTTCGAAACAAGAATTAGATGAACCATATGCAGAGCAGAAAGTACTATTTTAAAGCGAGATCATATAAAAGAGGATGCCGTCGTCATGCCATCGGGATAGTGACATAGTGTACACCATGATAGCATAAAACGGACTAGATTGTTTAACCACCTCGAATTatttagagaataaaaaattctaTTAGAGTATACGAATACATATTTTATTagactatttatttatattaagattcaCTATGAAAggatatgtaaaaaaaatataaaataagtaAGAAAATCAATATATCAATGAGTATTAAATGGAAAGAATAAACGACCTTAAGTAAGAGCATACGGCGTTGCATTTTCCGTTACTCTCATCTCAAAATATCATACTATCGTTCACACCACCGTATCACAAGTTCACAACAGAAATATAGAATGGACAACATGGGTTAGATCGAATCTGAACTGCTCCTGTCCATGCATTCCTGTAAAATAGAATTGACTTTGCATGAACAAAACAGTTAAATTCTCGTGGAGGCAAAGCAAGGAAAAAGATCCAACCAAATGGTTTTCTTGGTGAGAGGCTGCAACAAGCTTGAGCTGCAGTGTCGCCTGTTAAGCTCCGAGGTTGAAGAAGACGGTGTAGAACTCGTCCCTCAAGGAGAACAATGGTTCCAGGAGGAAGCTCCTCCTCACCCCCCTGGCGGCGAAGCTGATCGGGTGGTACCGCCGCAGCGGCTCGGCCCGCGTGAAGCTCGCCGCGCGCCGGAATcccgcgccgccgtcgccgtgctTCCGGGCGCTCCCGCAGCCGACCTGGACCTTCGCGCCGGCGGAGTAGCCATTGCCGCCCGGAGTGATCAAGAAGCACCCCGGCCTGGCCCCGAGCTCCACGGAGACCGAGCCGGGATCGCCGTCGAGCCCCGGCACGATGGTGAACAGGGCACTGGGGCTCTTCTCCGCTGACACCGTGAGGGTGTCGGTGACCACCATCCCCGGCAGGGCAAACGGCTCGAGCATCGCAGAGATCGTCGAGTTCATGGTAGCGCCGGAGCCGCCCTGGGGAATGACTCTGAACGTCGCGTGGACGGCGGCGTCGGTGCCACCGCCGCCTTCGGGCCGCTCCTGCATCGTCAGGGAGCCGTTCACGGTGGAGAGGACGAAGGCCTTGCCGCCGAATTCCTGCGTGAGCGTCACCAGCTGGGAGTTGGACGACGGAAGGACGGGGGTGATCCAGTCGGAGACTGCGGCGGCGACGTTGCCGGTATTGGCGTCCCAGTCTCCGGTGGTGAGGCCAGCGAGGAGGAACGGCCCGAACAGGACCGCTTGTAGAGATGCATACTCTGGCCGATCATCTGAAGATTTCAGTTAAAATCAGTCAGGGATGTAACCTTGACCATTACTTCTTGATAacttaatttaaaatataaaagtagAATTACTGATATTCCGAAAGTATTTTTAAGGATAAAACTAGCAATAAAATTTTAAACATATTGATGATCGAAATTGTTCCAAAATTAATTGGCggttaaattttaaaagtttaatgGCACGGATTCTAggactcaaataaaaaagaaaagtggaAGTCGCAATTTACTTCTTTGAAGATAAAATGTATTGATATACAACCATGAGAACTCGGAAATTTCAGACCTTTTATTGCTTCAATCCTTAGGTTGATAGGTAACTGGAGCAACAATTTATCAGTACTACCCCACTGCTTGCTGATTGTGAGGAAAGTCCCTGAAATCAAGATTGTGTAAGGCCAATTTTTTCGAGGAACTGTGTAAGAACAATTATCCCTGTAATTCATCAAACATTTAGTGGATGACAAaattgtggtgttccttccatGCTTATGAGCATACCGGGAGATGCAAATCCTAGATCTTTGCCATTCAAAGTTGCTTTTGCACCATATGTAGATGTCCATGACGGTATCCTAACATTCAGTGTCGCAAATTGACCGTTTGTCTGCATGACAGAAAATAAACTGATTGAATGCTGATTTGCAGACCCTGAGAAGAATCACCCTTGAAAAAATTATGTCATAATAGTATGTACTAATCTCAGGTAAATTTATCTTTGCAGGTTCCTCACGAAAAAAATACCTTTGCAGACATGGAGAGTGAGACCTGAAGATACTGATCTGACGAGCTGAGGGGATTCAGTTGCTGAGTAACAGTGAGGCCTGCAGTTCTCCAGTTGAACGTGCTCGGTATGAACTGAATTATATAGAGTGCTGGTCTTTCACCTTTCTTCTCAAAATAGATGGAATCCCCCAGTTTGGAGAATGATTCTATCCCTACAAACACAAACCACACAATTCAGAACCATACATTCCCATTGCCGGTTTCCGAACAAAACATTGTTCACCTACCTGTGCCATAGCAACACCAGAATGAATTATACTGTGTTCCCCAGCCATGGTAGCTCACGGCTTTTGACCTCCCAGGGCCCTGGGGCAGCATGTAGATCATCACTCCAGGATCCCTTCCTCTCTGGATGCTCAGGACGCCATTTATCAGCGCTCGCTCGTAGTAGTCCGCATACGCAATCTCCTTTGTCCATCTGAACAGGTGGCGCGAAACCTTCATAGTTTCATACTAACATTATAACTAGTCTGTGGAGGTGAAAAATGCAGCAAAAATGGTTTAAACACCATGGACAAGTGAACCACCTTGAGCATGTTGTAGGTGGTGCAGGACTCCTCGTTCTCAGTGGTCAGGGTCTCGGCTAAACGCTTTGGATTGGACCTGACAAAATCATTTCAGAGACGAAAATTCTGATAAAAGGTAACTGTGAGTTCCAACCATCTATACTTCATTACCAGAATTCACTGACAGATGTACCACCAGTTGCATAGGCATGAGAAGAATTCACTGTGTCCATGAAGAATGTAGCAATTTCCTGCTTCAAGAGTTAGGTTCATGGTCAGCTTCACCAAGAAATTGCATCAAGAAACTATCCCAACAGATTGGGGAGATTGTTAGGTTCAGATTGTTCTTGGTTAGCTATGTTGATATGCTGTAACTTTTACCTTGTAAAGAGGATCACCAGTAACTTCATATCTCATTTGCGCGCCGATGACAACCGGAATATGCGTATTGGCATGGAAACCCGAAAGACTGTCAGCCTGAAAGCCAAAACAGCAGAAAGATGCACGTATCATTAGAAACAGAAACTCGCAGCAGATTGAGAGACAAATG
The sequence above is drawn from the Phragmites australis chromosome 10, lpPhrAust1.1, whole genome shotgun sequence genome and encodes:
- the LOC133883279 gene encoding zinc finger A20 and AN1 domain-containing stress-associated protein 8, giving the protein MEHKETGCQAPEGPILCINNCGFFGSAATMNMCSKCHKEMILKQEQAKLAASSIDSIVNGNDAVNDPVVAGSAVVAVAQVEVQTLNVQLADVAGPSEGVVVIPKGKEGPNRCSTCRKRVGLTGFNCRCGNLYCAVHRYSDKHDCKFDYRTAAMDSIAKANPVVKAEKLDKI
- the LOC133883280 gene encoding uncharacterized protein LOC133883280; translated protein: MARGWAAVVLEVLMVVVVATAKECTNVPTQLSSHTVRARLQAAPGAAEWRWRELFHDHLNPTDEAAWMDLMPPHGLRAGAASAAAGEEFDWVMLYRSLKGQGGVSASAASGSGGAGPFLEEVSLHEVRLDGDDAVYGRAQRTNLEYLLLLDVDKLVWSFRAQAGLPAPGTPYGGWEGPNVELRGHFVGHYLSATAKMWASTHNSTLAGKMSAVVDALHECQRAAGTGYLSAFPAEFFDRFEAIKPVWAPYYTVHKIMQGLLDQHTVAGNDNALEMVVAMADYFAGRVRNVIQKYSIERHWTSLNEETGGMNDVLYQLYTITNDQRHLVLAHLFDKPCFLGLLAVQADSLSGFHANTHIPVVIGAQMRYEVTGDPLYKEIATFFMDTVNSSHAYATGGTSVSEFWSNPKRLAETLTTENEESCTTYNMLKVSRHLFRWTKEIAYADYYERALINGVLSIQRGRDPGVMIYMLPQGPGRSKAVSYHGWGTQYNSFWCCYGTGIESFSKLGDSIYFEKKGERPALYIIQFIPSTFNWRTAGLTVTQQLNPLSSSDQYLQVSLSMSAKTNGQFATLNVRIPSWTSTYGAKATLNGKDLGFASPGTFLTISKQWGSTDKLLLQLPINLRIEAIKDDRPEYASLQAVLFGPFLLAGLTTGDWDANTGNVAAAVSDWITPVLPSSNSQLVTLTQEFGGKAFVLSTVNGSLTMQERPEGGGGTDAAVHATFRVIPQGGSGATMNSTISAMLEPFALPGMVVTDTLTVSAEKSPSALFTIVPGLDGDPGSVSVELGARPGCFLITPGGNGYSAGAKVQVGCGSARKHGDGGAGFRRAASFTRAEPLRRYHPISFAARGVRRSFLLEPLFSLRDEFYTVFFNLGA